In Methanomicrobium antiquum, one DNA window encodes the following:
- a CDS encoding response regulator codes for MIKKPVILIVEDDDLIGHFIKTVVTEIMSFESIGPVATCKDAFRETFENSPDLIIMDIRLIGEGDGIDACERIRAKGVNTPVIFSSASTEESTMKRAGLIENSVFLRKPYEMKDLMKEISDILDLE; via the coding sequence ATGATTAAAAAGCCTGTAATTTTAATTGTAGAAGATGATGATTTAATAGGTCATTTCATAAAAACGGTAGTCACCGAGATTATGTCTTTTGAAAGCATAGGGCCTGTTGCCACATGCAAAGATGCCTTCCGGGAGACATTTGAAAACAGTCCTGATCTGATAATAATGGATATAAGACTGATTGGAGAGGGTGACGGCATCGATGCATGTGAGAGGATAAGGGCAAAAGGAGTAAATACGCCGGTTATTTTTTCTTCTGCAAGCACTGAGGAGAGCACTATGAAAAGAGCCGGACTTATTGAAAATTCTGTTTTTCTTAGAAAACCATATGAAATGAAAGATCTGATGAAAGAGATATCAGATATTTTAGATTTGGAATAA
- a CDS encoding sensor histidine kinase produces the protein MDLDSYEKLNLPSEFSEPLIVYSEGDDEISLISPVYSIEDEIAGYIKVTNERELFRLGFGSLLLNFIFAIITCIVVVIIISYFLESIITRRLEFFSYELEKIAENENYNVRLREEGDDEISSIIRSANILLDKIQGSVESLEEKNLELSRVLDKKSELIGELHHRVKNNLQYIISLLGIKSLRIKDEIALDVINEATNRIKYLGIIHDDLYNKEDKATLLLKENFESLAKLILDGLKQEKREKISIKISGDEIEAKLSNAVLLSTAMYELLKNSVDHAFDETGGNIEISLKEDKKEVIIKVCDDGVGMKKQRCIGETGFGLRNARDIITKQISGTLESTDMERGTSWIITIKTEFIKGKQENGDSIDNI, from the coding sequence TTGGATTTAGATTCATATGAAAAGCTGAATCTGCCATCTGAGTTTTCTGAACCCTTAATAGTTTACAGTGAAGGCGATGATGAAATATCTCTTATATCTCCTGTTTACAGTATTGAGGATGAAATTGCCGGATACATAAAAGTAACAAATGAAAGAGAACTATTCAGGCTTGGCTTTGGGTCTCTTCTCCTTAATTTTATATTTGCAATAATAACCTGCATCGTAGTAGTAATCATCATCAGCTATTTCCTGGAATCAATAATCACAAGACGTCTGGAATTTTTTTCATATGAGCTTGAAAAAATTGCCGAAAACGAAAATTATAATGTAAGGCTAAGAGAAGAAGGTGACGATGAAATATCATCTATCATCCGCTCCGCAAATATTCTTCTTGATAAAATACAGGGAAGTGTTGAGAGCTTAGAAGAGAAAAACCTCGAACTCAGCAGGGTTCTTGATAAAAAATCTGAATTAATAGGCGAACTTCACCATCGGGTAAAAAACAACCTTCAGTATATAATAAGCCTGCTTGGAATAAAATCTCTCAGAATCAAAGATGAAATTGCCCTTGATGTAATAAACGAAGCTACAAACAGGATAAAATATCTTGGAATTATTCATGATGACCTTTATAATAAAGAGGATAAGGCAACTCTTCTTTTAAAAGAGAATTTCGAATCTCTTGCAAAATTAATCCTTGACGGGTTGAAACAGGAAAAAAGAGAAAAAATATCTATAAAAATATCAGGTGACGAAATTGAGGCAAAACTTTCAAATGCAGTTCTTTTGAGCACAGCAATGTATGAACTCTTAAAAAATTCAGTTGATCATGCATTTGATGAAACCGGCGGAAATATAGAAATCAGCTTAAAAGAGGACAAAAAAGAAGTAATCATTAAAGTCTGTGATGACGGAGTTGGAATGAAAAAGCAAAGATGCATCGGAGAAACAGGCTTTGGACTTAGAAACGCTCGTGATATAATAACAAAACAAATATCCGGAACTCTTGAGAGCACTGATATGGAGAGAGGAACGTCATGGATAATTACAATAAAAACTGAATTTATTAAAGGAAAACAAGAGAATGGAGACAGTATTGATAATATATGA
- a CDS encoding CHASE4 domain-containing protein — translation MRIKRKVNLLIILTVALLLAGFLFGLFFFGIENLEKIEQHELEKDSLAAENYLYYKISSVNQLNRDWSYWDSSYYFMDDMDSYYIEENLPESTFTNLELDAILYFDKKGEFFYGRYYDFEENKFTEIPGNFIKKVKESNYVKTPSFYSNRAGIIDADGDIYIVTINPLLKSNLDGPVNGVFVMAKKLSGDYLQEFQRK, via the coding sequence TTGAGAATTAAAAGAAAAGTAAATCTGCTGATTATACTAACGGTTGCTCTGCTCCTTGCCGGTTTTTTGTTCGGACTTTTCTTCTTTGGAATTGAAAATCTCGAAAAAATAGAACAGCATGAATTAGAAAAAGACTCTTTGGCGGCAGAGAACTATCTCTATTATAAAATATCCTCTGTAAATCAGCTAAATCGCGACTGGTCATACTGGGATTCCTCATATTATTTTATGGATGATATGGATTCTTACTATATTGAGGAGAATCTTCCTGAATCAACATTTACAAATCTTGAATTGGATGCAATACTTTATTTTGACAAAAAAGGTGAATTTTTTTATGGGAGATACTATGATTTTGAAGAAAATAAATTTACAGAAATTCCCGGAAATTTCATAAAAAAAGTTAAAGAAAGCAATTATGTTAAAACACCCTCTTTTTACAGCAACAGGGCCGGAATAATTGATGCAGACGGAGATATCTACATTGTTACAATAAATCCTCTCCTGAAGAGCAATCTTGATGGTCCTGTCAATGGGGTATTCGTGATGGCAAAAAAGCTGTCCGGTGATTATTTGCAGGAATTTCAAAGGAAATAA
- a CDS encoding helix-turn-helix domain-containing protein, producing MFSKRIFEVGFKIALEEELFRKGVSIKELADNAGIPAATIYKITSGERDPRFSTVQAIVNTLEPHESGFIAVIAAKFLLDEVESKKIDIGKKTYRIKGFPAYTMEECIVSGVRAEKEGACGIVCAPILASMIEKVVDVPVAIIKPDTKTITDALFSLKNRIDY from the coding sequence ATGTTCTCTAAGAGAATTTTTGAAGTTGGCTTTAAAATCGCTCTTGAAGAAGAGCTTTTTCGAAAGGGAGTGAGTATAAAAGAGCTTGCAGACAATGCCGGCATTCCTGCCGCAACTATATATAAGATAACATCAGGCGAAAGAGATCCGCGTTTCTCAACGGTTCAGGCTATCGTAAACACTCTTGAGCCTCATGAATCGGGGTTTATTGCAGTTATCGCCGCTAAATTCTTGCTTGACGAAGTTGAGTCCAAAAAGATTGATATCGGCAAAAAAACCTACCGGATAAAAGGATTTCCGGCATATACGATGGAAGAGTGCATTGTATCCGGCGTCCGTGCAGAAAAAGAAGGAGCCTGCGGGATTGTTTGTGCACCAATACTTGCCTCTATGATTGAAAAGGTAGTAGATGTTCCTGTTGCAATAATAAAGCCTGATACGAAGACAATAACTGATGCTCTTTTCTCTCTTAAAAACAGAATTGACTACTAA
- a CDS encoding ATP-binding cassette domain-containing protein translates to MHTSEIREITILPGKNKDNSSENFREIKIRPGDTISIVGPTGSGKSAFINDIEMFAQKDTVTKRTVLVNSLPAPEEFIRDPSKKPVAMITQNTKCLADLTVRQFLDMHVRSRKIADETVVEKTIELANEFTGEKIVENVRMTSLSGGQTRSLMIADAIVVSNTPIILLDEIENAGIFKENVIKCLKTHKKALLFVTHDPLVSLLSERRIVMKNGAVSEVICPGDSEKEALSEILKIDLTMSALRERIRCGEIIKNIQPA, encoded by the coding sequence ATGCATACATCCGAGATTAGGGAGATTACAATTCTTCCGGGGAAGAACAAAGATAATTCTTCTGAAAACTTCAGGGAAATAAAAATCCGGCCAGGAGATACAATATCAATAGTAGGACCTACAGGTTCAGGCAAAAGTGCATTTATCAATGATATTGAAATGTTTGCACAAAAAGATACAGTTACCAAAAGAACTGTTCTTGTAAACAGTCTCCCTGCACCTGAAGAATTCATTCGGGATCCTTCAAAAAAACCTGTTGCAATGATCACTCAAAATACAAAATGTCTTGCAGATTTAACAGTCAGGCAATTCCTTGACATGCATGTACGATCAAGAAAAATTGCTGATGAAACAGTTGTTGAAAAGACAATTGAGCTTGCAAACGAATTTACAGGCGAAAAGATTGTTGAAAATGTGCGTATGACTTCACTTTCAGGCGGACAGACCAGATCACTCATGATTGCTGATGCAATTGTTGTCTCAAACACTCCAATTATTCTTCTGGATGAGATAGAAAATGCCGGCATTTTTAAGGAAAATGTCATAAAATGCTTAAAAACTCATAAGAAAGCACTTCTATTTGTAACTCATGATCCTCTTGTTTCACTTCTTTCAGAGAGAAGAATTGTAATGAAAAACGGGGCAGTATCAGAAGTAATTTGTCCGGGAGATTCTGAAAAAGAAGCATTGTCTGAAATATTAAAGATAGATTTGACAATGTCTGCTCTACGTGAAAGAATCCGCTGTGGTGAAATAATAAAAAACATTCAGCCGGCATGA
- a CDS encoding GTP-binding protein — protein MKLIVIAGPPSAGKTAVVRQIISKFHPDKKCSYLKIDVVRAFEDEELRNEFNIPTKKVYSGDVCPDHAGILVMKDAINWAEKNNSQILIVESAGLCLRCSPYTTQSLGIVVLSAISGTNSPLKMSSMLALSDISVVTRIDLVSQAEKEVFREKIKEVREDLDIIETNAIFGTGLKYLFRAIENLTDITNPDEITLRGNPPLGVCTVCAGKKEIGWENHFGVIRKLDSDDFFFRGD, from the coding sequence ATGAAACTTATAGTTATAGCAGGGCCACCCTCTGCAGGAAAAACTGCTGTTGTCAGGCAGATAATATCAAAATTTCATCCGGATAAAAAATGTTCATACCTAAAAATTGACGTTGTAAGAGCTTTTGAAGACGAAGAGCTAAGAAATGAATTTAATATACCTACAAAAAAAGTTTATTCAGGAGATGTCTGCCCGGACCATGCCGGAATTTTGGTTATGAAAGATGCAATAAACTGGGCAGAAAAAAACAACTCACAAATTCTCATTGTTGAAAGTGCAGGTCTTTGTCTCAGATGTTCTCCATACACAACGCAGTCACTTGGAATTGTTGTATTAAGTGCAATCTCAGGCACAAATTCACCTCTTAAGATGTCTTCAATGCTTGCATTGTCAGACATATCTGTTGTCACAAGAATTGATCTGGTATCCCAGGCAGAAAAGGAGGTTTTCCGCGAAAAAATAAAGGAAGTAAGAGAAGACCTCGATATAATTGAGACAAACGCTATCTTTGGAACAGGCCTTAAATATCTTTTCAGAGCAATTGAAAACCTCACCGACATAACTAATCCGGATGAAATCACATTAAGAGGAAATCCCCCGCTTGGTGTCTGCACAGTCTGTGCCGGTAAAAAAGAAATAGGCTGGGAAAACCATTTTGGTGTCATCAGAAAACTGGACTCGGATGATTTTTTCTTTAGGGGAGACTGA
- a CDS encoding (Fe-S)-binding protein: METGILDEKILKGWKNPGKNCGACGEKSCEMFEKSVISGEKELKDCPFYKENNSGFLTDTKQSDNPTEKSCNNQVYSGYDILNIQYDFVLHPIPDEPSARKIILPFRPELAEKLNIQKDDILLGRPQGAGCPVQHILSVIKADFLTGVITSHVVSPVIARENPDRVKEIRAYHIIGFEGIAQNINSEPLFGRRQRFLPGFCMMNLCHTGVVNMCVNKKTGLHVRVEDIRII, from the coding sequence ATGGAAACCGGCATTTTGGATGAAAAAATCCTCAAAGGATGGAAAAATCCGGGGAAAAATTGCGGGGCATGTGGTGAAAAATCCTGTGAAATGTTTGAAAAATCCGTAATATCAGGAGAAAAAGAACTAAAAGACTGTCCCTTTTATAAAGAAAATAATTCCGGATTTTTAACTGATACAAAACAGTCTGATAATCCAACAGAAAAGTCCTGCAATAATCAGGTATACTCAGGATATGACATACTAAATATACAGTATGACTTTGTTCTGCATCCTATCCCGGATGAGCCCTCAGCAAGGAAAATAATTCTTCCGTTCAGGCCTGAACTTGCTGAAAAGCTAAACATTCAAAAAGACGACATTTTGCTTGGAAGACCTCAGGGTGCAGGCTGTCCTGTTCAGCACATACTCTCAGTAATAAAAGCTGATTTTCTGACAGGAGTTATCACATCGCATGTTGTAAGTCCGGTTATTGCAAGAGAAAATCCCGACAGAGTTAAAGAAATACGTGCATATCATATTATTGGTTTTGAAGGAATAGCCCAAAACATAAATTCAGAACCTCTGTTTGGGAGAAGACAGAGGTTTCTTCCAGGCTTTTGTATGATGAATCTTTGCCATACCGGCGTTGTCAATATGTGTGTCAATAAAAAAACCGGCCTGCATGTCAGAGTGGAGGATATAAGAATAATATGA
- a CDS encoding methanogenesis marker 16 metalloprotein: MKSISEINEKIKKGCATVLTAEEFKTLVREGNTPSFNDVDVVTCATCAVMSGTYAQMTIPVEKPGLFRRVQKMTLNGVSAFCGPCPNEGLGTADVIVYATEKASKTYGGGHLFRDIVEGNEIEVIAEAEGKTYEKTIFGDEIESARMLTTRSAFKNYSAFVNESKEPFDTIFSVLPLKGGLSEATVSGCGEINPLQNDHDMRYLKSGAKILLNGSIGRIIGQGTRSSLKKPNLSVYADMSDMMPEFMGGFVTSKGPECITTIATALPVTDERAIECLSVLDSDIILPVEDVIKRSHKGDSDYGQIWQGTDIKPEVNPMNCLFCGECPAGLSCPTRAIMPGGGIISSRCVSCGTCVFTCPGEVYTMNMGNIEYNGNSSPVKLRQSDKSRANEMTEILKDMIEKGDFTYF; this comes from the coding sequence ATGAAGAGTATTTCAGAGATTAATGAAAAAATAAAGAAAGGCTGTGCCACCGTTTTAACAGCAGAAGAATTCAAGACGCTTGTAAGGGAGGGAAATACACCGTCTTTTAATGACGTTGATGTTGTAACCTGTGCAACATGCGCAGTTATGTCAGGAACATATGCACAAATGACAATTCCGGTTGAAAAGCCCGGCCTTTTCAGGAGAGTTCAGAAAATGACACTGAACGGTGTTTCTGCATTCTGCGGGCCGTGCCCGAATGAAGGACTTGGAACGGCGGATGTAATTGTCTACGCTACAGAAAAAGCCTCAAAAACATACGGCGGAGGACATCTTTTCAGGGATATTGTAGAAGGAAACGAGATTGAAGTCATTGCAGAGGCAGAAGGAAAAACATATGAAAAAACAATCTTTGGCGATGAAATAGAATCTGCACGGATGCTTACCACAAGAAGCGCCTTTAAGAACTATTCCGCTTTCGTAAACGAATCAAAAGAACCATTTGATACAATATTTTCAGTTCTTCCTTTAAAGGGTGGACTTTCAGAGGCGACAGTCTCAGGATGTGGTGAGATAAACCCGCTTCAAAACGACCATGATATGAGATATTTGAAATCAGGCGCTAAAATTTTATTAAACGGCTCCATTGGAAGGATAATCGGGCAGGGAACAAGAAGCAGTCTGAAAAAACCAAATCTTTCAGTATATGCTGATATGTCTGATATGATGCCGGAATTTATGGGGGGATTTGTCACATCAAAAGGCCCTGAGTGCATAACAACAATTGCAACAGCACTTCCGGTGACTGATGAAAGAGCAATTGAATGTCTGTCTGTTCTTGATTCGGATATTATTCTCCCTGTTGAAGATGTTATTAAAAGAAGCCACAAAGGAGATTCAGATTATGGACAAATCTGGCAGGGAACAGACATAAAGCCTGAAGTAAACCCTATGAACTGTCTGTTCTGCGGAGAGTGTCCGGCAGGGCTAAGTTGTCCCACACGTGCAATAATGCCTGGCGGAGGCATAATATCCTCAAGGTGTGTTTCATGCGGAACATGTGTTTTTACATGTCCGGGTGAGGTTTACACAATGAATATGGGGAATATTGAATACAACGGAAATTCTTCTCCTGTAAAACTAAGGCAGTCTGACAAAAGCCGGGCAAATGAGATGACAGAGATTTTGAAGGATATGATAGAAAAAGGAGATTTCACTTATTTCTAA
- the comE gene encoding sulfopyruvate decarboxylase subunit beta: MHEKRFSEILKESDIEFAVSLPCDRTKELCNFLERDFNYININREEDGVGICAGLALSKRKFILHMQSSGLGNSLNAIMSLTHLYGLPLPVIASFRGFYNEQISAQIPFNSKIPGILSLFDIKYTIIQEAPELGRIKDIIRCCFLNSEIHVVLISPKVWEKNSSPADSSFPKRSRKLELSFKREIKEPLMSRNDAIKILSEYLSDELLVCNLGVPSKELYKACDRHENFYMLGSYTQASPIGLGIALGQDKKTFVLDGDGSILGTAVLPVVASKNLKNLTIFALDNGAFGSTGMQMTHAWTNCNLELMAKAAGIADTASVQTEDALRKLMEEKKDNLPQFVHVLIKPGNSDAGNIPLTPSEIKERFLNCF; the protein is encoded by the coding sequence ATGCATGAAAAGAGATTTTCAGAAATTTTAAAAGAATCAGATATTGAATTTGCAGTATCACTTCCATGTGACAGAACTAAAGAGCTCTGTAACTTTCTTGAGAGAGATTTTAATTACATCAATATAAACCGGGAAGAAGACGGAGTAGGGATATGTGCCGGACTTGCACTTTCAAAACGAAAATTTATTCTTCACATGCAAAGCTCCGGTCTTGGAAATTCTCTTAATGCAATAATGTCACTAACACATCTATACGGCCTTCCTCTTCCTGTGATTGCAAGCTTCAGAGGATTTTACAATGAACAAATTTCCGCCCAGATTCCGTTTAACAGCAAAATACCAGGCATACTGAGTCTTTTCGATATAAAATACACAATAATTCAGGAAGCACCAGAACTTGGGAGAATAAAAGATATTATCAGGTGCTGTTTCCTAAATTCAGAAATTCATGTTGTTTTAATATCACCGAAAGTCTGGGAAAAAAATTCGTCTCCGGCTGATTCATCATTCCCAAAAAGAAGCAGAAAACTAGAACTTTCCTTTAAAAGAGAGATCAAAGAGCCTTTGATGAGCAGAAACGATGCAATTAAAATATTATCTGAATATCTTTCAGATGAACTTTTAGTCTGCAATCTGGGTGTTCCGTCAAAAGAGCTTTACAAGGCATGCGACAGGCATGAAAACTTCTACATGCTTGGAAGCTACACACAGGCATCACCGATAGGCCTTGGAATTGCACTTGGACAGGATAAGAAAACATTTGTGCTTGACGGAGATGGAAGCATTCTTGGAACGGCTGTTCTTCCGGTGGTAGCTTCAAAAAATCTTAAAAATTTAACAATATTTGCGCTTGACAATGGTGCTTTTGGAAGTACAGGTATGCAGATGACTCATGCATGGACAAACTGTAATCTGGAACTTATGGCAAAAGCGGCAGGAATTGCAGACACTGCATCTGTTCAGACCGAAGATGCTCTAAGAAAACTTATGGAAGAGAAAAAAGACAACCTGCCCCAATTTGTTCATGTTTTGATAAAGCCCGGAAATTCCGATGCAGGAAACATTCCTCTTACACCTTCTGAGATAAAAGAGAGATTTTTAAATTGTTTTTAA
- a CDS encoding phosphoglycerate kinase produces MRFGTLNDIETNKKTVLLRVDFNSPIDPASNIILDDKRFREHAPTVRNLSDSKLIIATHQSRPLKKDFTTLKAHAERLERLIGRPVEYIDDIFGRCARDAVKRMECGDVLMLENLRFNAEENIKMSPEDGASTHLARGLSSMADFYVNDAFGTAHRSQPTIVGIPLAMKSVAGTLMEKEVSCLSRVFSDSPKPVTFVLGGTKVDDSLSVAKNVLECKTADKILIVGVVANVFLTAKGINIGDPSYDLIKKLGYSDEVSKAAEILSKFKDRVVLPEYVAVRNSDGEREEVSVDKIPKKSPVLDLGIDSVASFCDILQNSGTVVFNGPAGLFEESMFSTGTFELLKASAEADFSVVGGGHTAVVVESLGINEKFSHISTGGGACIEFLTGKMLPAISALEKSWELYREKCS; encoded by the coding sequence ATGAGATTTGGAACGCTTAATGATATAGAGACAAATAAAAAAACCGTCCTTTTGCGTGTGGATTTTAACTCTCCAATAGATCCGGCGTCAAATATAATTCTGGACGACAAAAGATTCCGTGAGCATGCACCAACAGTCCGGAATCTTTCTGATTCAAAACTAATTATTGCAACACATCAGAGCAGGCCGCTAAAGAAGGATTTTACAACCTTAAAGGCTCATGCTGAAAGGCTTGAGCGCTTAATCGGCCGGCCGGTTGAATACATAGACGACATTTTCGGCAGATGTGCAAGAGACGCTGTCAAAAGAATGGAGTGCGGAGATGTACTGATGCTTGAAAATTTACGTTTCAATGCAGAGGAGAACATAAAAATGTCTCCTGAAGACGGAGCATCAACTCATCTTGCAAGAGGCCTTTCATCAATGGCCGACTTTTATGTAAACGATGCCTTTGGAACAGCTCATCGTTCCCAGCCGACAATTGTCGGAATTCCGCTTGCAATGAAATCTGTCGCCGGAACACTCATGGAAAAAGAGGTGTCATGCCTTTCAAGAGTGTTTAGTGATTCTCCAAAGCCGGTTACTTTTGTTCTTGGTGGAACAAAAGTAGATGACTCTTTAAGTGTTGCAAAAAACGTTCTTGAATGCAAAACTGCCGATAAAATTTTGATAGTCGGCGTTGTTGCAAATGTGTTTTTGACTGCAAAAGGAATAAACATTGGGGATCCGTCATATGATCTTATAAAGAAGCTCGGATATTCAGATGAGGTGTCAAAAGCCGCTGAAATTCTTTCAAAATTCAAAGACAGAGTTGTTCTTCCGGAATATGTCGCAGTAAGAAACAGCGATGGAGAAAGAGAGGAGGTCTCTGTTGATAAAATACCAAAGAAGTCTCCTGTTCTTGATTTGGGAATCGATTCGGTTGCATCCTTTTGTGATATTCTTCAGAATTCAGGAACTGTTGTTTTCAACGGGCCTGCCGGACTTTTTGAGGAGAGTATGTTTTCGACAGGAACTTTTGAGCTTTTAAAGGCCTCAGCAGAAGCGGATTTTTCTGTTGTCGGCGGAGGTCACACTGCAGTTGTTGTTGAATCTCTTGGAATAAATGAAAAATTCAGCCACATCTCAACTGGAGGCGGTGCATGCATAGAATTCCTTACCGGGAAAATGCTTCCGGCAATATCAGCGCTTGAAAAAAGCTGGGAGCTTTACAGAGAAAAATGCTCCTGA
- a CDS encoding YqhA family protein, producing MDNQGKLEKYFERALWNIRFVVILGVIFGALSAIVLFISGSMEIFDLLVEYTFSSDLHMTHEDILIGIIGAVDFYLIGLVLLIFSFGIYELFISKLEIARLGGNFGTILEVTNLDDLKNKIIKVIIMVLIVSFFQRILSMNFTTSLDMLAMAISISVICIGVYYMGRHNI from the coding sequence ATGGATAATCAGGGAAAACTGGAGAAATACTTTGAACGTGCACTTTGGAATATACGCTTCGTTGTTATACTTGGAGTGATATTTGGTGCACTTAGTGCCATAGTCCTGTTCATCTCAGGTTCAATGGAAATATTTGATCTTCTTGTTGAATACACATTTTCATCAGATCTCCATATGACACATGAAGATATTCTGATTGGAATAATTGGTGCTGTTGATTTTTACTTAATCGGGCTTGTCCTTTTGATATTCAGCTTTGGAATATACGAACTGTTTATCTCAAAGCTTGAGATCGCAAGGTTAGGAGGGAATTTCGGAACGATTCTTGAAGTGACAAACCTGGATGATCTAAAGAACAAAATTATAAAGGTCATAATAATGGTTTTAATAGTAAGTTTCTTCCAGAGGATTCTTTCAATGAATTTTACCACTTCCCTTGATATGCTTGCAATGGCAATCTCTATAAGCGTCATCTGCATTGGCGTCTATTATATGGGAAGACATAATATCTGA
- a CDS encoding flavodoxin family protein, with amino-acid sequence MKVVAFNGSPRKHGNTYRMLKEVQAGLRAEDIEMEIVHVGGKKIIGCIACDKCIERKDEKCILEKDFINPAILKMKEADGIIIASPTYFADVTSEIKALIDRAGYVGLANGGMFERKVGAAVITARRGGAIHAYDTINHLFGISNMITVGSSYWNLGISGNENNVENDEEGLETMRTLASNMAWILKKIHAE; translated from the coding sequence ATGAAGGTTGTTGCATTCAACGGAAGCCCGCGAAAGCACGGCAATACCTACCGGATGCTAAAAGAGGTCCAGGCAGGACTTCGGGCTGAGGATATCGAGATGGAGATTGTTCACGTCGGAGGAAAAAAAATAATCGGGTGTATTGCGTGTGACAAGTGTATTGAAAGAAAAGATGAGAAGTGCATTCTTGAAAAGGATTTCATAAACCCGGCTATTTTAAAGATGAAGGAGGCTGATGGAATTATAATTGCATCTCCGACATACTTTGCAGATGTTACATCTGAAATTAAGGCTTTGATTGACAGGGCAGGCTATGTAGGACTTGCAAACGGCGGCATGTTTGAAAGAAAGGTTGGAGCGGCGGTTATAACTGCAAGACGCGGCGGTGCGATTCACGCTTATGATACGATTAATCATCTTTTTGGAATTTCAAATATGATAACAGTCGGCTCTTCTTACTGGAATCTGGGAATTTCAGGCAATGAGAACAATGTTGAAAATGATGAAGAAGGCCTTGAGACTATGAGGACTTTGGCGTCTAATATGGCATGGATTTTAAAGAAGATTCATGCTGAATAA
- a CDS encoding YkgJ family cysteine cluster protein, giving the protein MAFECLQCGECCSYLGQVHTLVREISEIEFLVRNEYTNEENIVKLDPDKTEWYKDKSIYDKWPEACPFLRADPKTPGRICCSVHLTRPDMCRSYGCWRILIKTPEGKIKGRIMGPHFLRTEDKDLKKLWDEKIRNIKAPTQKAFDDAAFEILKNSGYSIQD; this is encoded by the coding sequence ATGGCGTTTGAATGCCTCCAGTGCGGGGAGTGTTGCAGTTATTTAGGTCAGGTTCATACACTTGTCCGTGAAATATCTGAAATTGAATTTCTGGTAAGAAACGAATACACAAACGAGGAAAATATTGTCAAACTTGACCCGGATAAGACAGAGTGGTACAAAGACAAAAGCATCTATGATAAGTGGCCTGAAGCATGCCCGTTTCTAAGAGCTGATCCAAAAACGCCGGGGAGAATCTGTTGCAGTGTTCACTTAACACGCCCTGACATGTGCAGAAGCTATGGATGCTGGAGAATTCTTATAAAAACACCTGAAGGGAAGATAAAAGGCCGCATCATGGGCCCGCACTTTCTGCGGACAGAAGACAAAGACCTAAAAAAATTATGGGATGAAAAAATAAGAAATATAAAAGCGCCGACACAGAAAGCCTTTGATGACGCGGCATTTGAAATCCTGAAAAACAGCGGCTATTCTATTCAGGATTAA